The Podospora pseudocomata strain CBS 415.72m chromosome 1 map unlocalized CBS415.72m_1, whole genome shotgun sequence genome has a segment encoding these proteins:
- the SPP1 gene encoding COMPASS (complex proteins associated with Set1p) component (EggNog:ENOG503P16E; COG:S), with protein sequence MAFSTSFFTLDPEAATGNSNQSLPSDSQTTIKMERSNSPQTVREEEQPAADLPTLSAQANFSSSEETQTKHPPPSSEYGFDQDSIAGDSTKPTTTKPPVSRRKKGTATIIKPPKRSRPGGNTSMGPKKKAGKTTKSVGSGAPSLNGDIGSDLAGGASESDSGPYCLCRGPDNHRFMIACDRCEDWFHGDCIGMDKWTGENLVQKYICPNCSDPDRGYVTRYKKMCSYSSCKNAARVGDPERPSIFCSDDHCQMWWNDLVCIIPKASRSKSSKPTSILDDLTREDFISLLDSPVMASYYQQAQQQTSSTLSIIPGQANLSLPPDFWTNPPPNLLTPEQEDFLSTSLAKRQELGEEMLLYKKMLELINIAIERRDTAISSPSTPYNKDVCGYDVRLDHIGTPHQFSLFLQTDSAAKIFKSGKLEDMDEEEQAKWLKGEDATSGNYKGGMCTRKKCPPHRQWRDILVKSVKYDVRELTRKAKERLDGEQRVRDAAAGRWFRKGMFEGDKVEVIGGAIGEVVGGQVDGAGEDVKMEG encoded by the coding sequence GACCCAGAAGCTGCGACGGGCAATAGCAATCAGTCACTACCTTCAGACAGTCAAACCACAATAAAAATGGAAAGGTCAAACAGTCCACAGACCGTACGGGAAGAGGAGCAACCCGCAGCAGATTTGCCCACTCTTTCTGCTCAAGCCAATTTTTCGTCCTCTGAAGAAACACAAACAaagcacccaccccccagcAGTGAATACGGCTTTGATCAGGACTCGATTGCTGGCGACTCTACGAAACCAACCACGACCAAGCCTCCAGTAAGCAGGAGGAAAAAGGGAACTgcaaccatcatcaaaccaccaaaaagatCCCGCCCCGGCGGCAATACCAGCATGGGCCCAAAAAAGAAGGCAGGCAAAACCACCAAGAGCGTAGGATCCGGCGCCCCATCACTCAATGGAGATATCGGCAGCGACCTTGCTGGAGGAGCCAGCGAGTCTGACAGCGGGCCGTACTGCCTCTGTCGCGGACCTGATAACCACAGGTTCATGATAGCGTGTGATCGCTGTGAGGACTGGTTTCACGGCGACTGCATCGGCATGGATAAGTGGACTGGCGAGAATCTCGTCCAGAAATACATCTGTCCCAACTGCAGCGATCCCGATCGGGGCTATGTCACCCGCTACAAAAAGATGTGCAGCTACTCAAGCTGCAAGAACGCCGCCCGGGTTGGCGACCCTGAGCGCCCATCCATATTCTGCTCAGACGACCACTGCCAAATGTGGTGGAACGACCTCGTCTGCATCATTCCCAAAGCCTCAAGATCCAAATCCAGCAAACCTACCAGCATCCTAGACGACCTCACAAGAGAAGACTTCATATCCCTCCTCGACTCGCCTGTCATGGCTTCATACTACCAACAAGCACAACAACAGACCTCCTCCACTCTCTCCATCATTCCCGGCCAAgcaaacctctccctcccccccgactTCTggaccaaccccccacccaacctcctcaccccagaACAAGAAgacttcctctccacctccctcgcgaAACGACAAGAGTTAGGCGAGGAGATGCTCCTCTACAAGAAAATGCTTGAGCTCATCAACATCGCCATCGAGCGCAGAGACACCGCCATCTCGTCCCCTTCCACACCCTACAACAAAGACGTCTGTGGTTACGACGTTCGCCTAGATCACATTGGGACGCCGCACCAATTTTCCCTCTTTCTCCAGACTGACTCGGCGGCTAAAATCTTCAAGAGTGGCAAGTTGGAGGAtatggacgaggaggaacaggCAAAGTGGCTCAAGGGGGAGGATGCGACGAGCGGGAATTACAAGGGGGGTATGTGCACGAGGAAGAAGTGCCCTCCGCATAGACAGTGGAGGGATATACTGGTGAAATCCGTCAAGTATGATGTCAGGGAGCTAACGAGGAAAgcgaaggagaggttggatggggagcagagggtgagggatgcggcggcggggaggtggtttaGGAAGGGGATGTTTGAGGGGGATAAGGTGGAGGTTATTGGGGGGGCtattggggaggtggttggtgggcaGGTGgatggggcgggggaggatgtgaagATGGAGGGATAG
- a CDS encoding uncharacterized protein (EggNog:ENOG503PHXP), whose product MAGPLLHSFDYKAIPNSKFCLLRKPFLKVSRSLTNSARHTLRSLSTRVARRPKMDCHADTTELAAVLHTAPEPQMTANYSRPRTDSVNICPHDAPLEGRDSLGSDGSVPGMIEDHDSVVSADDDYQDGIPGTRPGLWDPLWYFGRRGRDRSEHCRSISPTDRSRRQGYAQCSVKIQEDRPSTRGRASSSDSQNEAFPWPIVEPYVEQPRPPTAKSVSSRPSYSLFPLAAPQRRPPVSPLHVSSLPRQPGSGTASPCSSLPNSRRPSIDTRMHSSNVQISPPISRPGSSNATTPTLAQYASTAASSTASIPLLYQMPAPPSTFEASPPISPLDKSLPDPPNWRQSISKRPSIANLRKLSLSKFSTRSSPTLADLVKSHSRSPTDDIPPTPSLLHPPSTSASNQKFFSDLHTRPLPPLPKPTDLLRQAPPPPPNISVFEIDSDSDEDDSDSDSDIDPTGADSGRRKKKRSFAKRLMRGFVPHSRKGRSASESAPLTCTPEPESTSSPQATAPTGRRRAGTVGSTVESLHHHEKLGKPWMRRQKSGEMMSWGRLLSGKRGSA is encoded by the coding sequence ATGGCTGGCCCCCTTCTCCACTCCTTCGATTACAAGGCTATCCCCAACTCGAAGTTTTGCCTCCTTCGCAAGCCGTTTCTAAAAGTATCACGCTCCCTTACAAATTCTGCTCGGCACACCCTCAGATCACTTTCCACACGTGTGGCACGACGGCCCAAGATGGACTGTCATGCGGACACCACCGAGCTTGCCGCTGTTTTACACACTGCTCCAGAGCCCCAGATGACAGCGAACTACTCCCGGCCCCGCACAGATTCTGTCAACATCTGCCCCCACGATGCTCCTCTGGAAGGTCGGGATTCCCTTGGATCTGATGGTTCTGTTCCAGGAATGATAGAAGATCACGACTCGGTCGTCTCGGCGGACGACGACTACCAGGATGGGATTCCAGGAACTCGACCCGGGTTGTGGGATCCCTTATGGTATTTCGGACGGCGCGGCCGGGATAGATCGGAGCACTGCCGTTCTATCAGTCCCACTGACAGATCGAGGCGACAAGGATATGCCCAGTGCTCCGTGAAGATTCAAGAAGATCGACCAAGTACGCGCGGCCGAGCATCTAGCTCCGACAGCCAGAACGAGGCTTTTCCTTGGCCCATTGTTGAACCCTACGTGGAACAACCACGGCCTCCTACCGCAAAATCTGTGTCATCGAGACCGTCTTATTCACTTTTCCCTCTTGCAGCACCTCAACGACGACCTCCGGTTTCTCCGTTGCACGTTTCGTCTCTTCCACGACAGCCTGGTTCGGGTACGGCATCGCCTTGCTCGTCTCTACCAAATAGCCGGCGGcccagcatcgacaccagAATGCATTCATCCAATGTTCAGATTTCGCCACCGATCAGCCGGCCTGGCTCGTCGAACGCAACGACCCCGACTCTGGCACAGTACGCTTCCACAGCAGCCAGCTCAACAGCCTCGATCCCATTGCTCTATCAAATGCCAGCACCGCCATCCACCTTTgaagcatcaccaccgataTCTCCTCTGGACAAATCTCTTCCTGATCCTCCTAACTGGAGGCAGTCTATCAGCAAACGTCCTTCTATTGCTAACCTTCGCAAACTCTCACTGTCCAAGTTTTCCACTCGCTCATCACCCACCTTGGCGGACTTGGTAAAGTCACATTCTCGATCTCCAACGGACGAcattcctcccaccccaagcCTGCTACACCCACCCAGCACTTCGGCCTCGAATCAGAAATTCTTCTCGGACTTGCACACCCGTCCTttacccccccttcccaaacccACCGATCTGTTAAGACAagctccgcctccaccaccaaataTTTCTGTCTTTGAAATCGACTCCGACTCTGACGAGGACGACTCGGATTCAGACTCGGACATCGACCCAACAGGTGCCGACTccgggagaaggaagaaaaagaggagtTTTGCcaagaggttgatgagggggtttgtcCCACACagcaggaaggggaggagtgCGAGTGAGAGTGCGCCTTTGACTTGCACTCCAGAGCCTGaatcaacatcatcacctcaaGCAACGGCCCCtacggggaggaggagggccggGACAGTAGGGAGTACTGTTGAGTCTCTGCATCATCACGAGAAGCTAGGGAAGccgtggatgaggaggcagaagagcggggagatgatgagctgggggaggctcttgagtgggaagagggggtcTGCTTGA
- a CDS encoding uncharacterized protein (EggNog:ENOG503PRM2) translates to MRAGYWGIHDIDIPPHPANQGLFFAYLNRVFYSPLLALVKISALLFLLRLGGTKHFVHISCRALILFNILQVCAFLPATIFNCTPVEYVWTKPAGSGKCFNSGLFAVALASTNIVTDILTLLVPFVAFKDLRLGWRIRAALLTVFALGAAVTCISIVRLYSVIRVWYLRPADGHYTIGYTTNTIEVNLAIVTATIPALWPLARVWFPDVFESMGINRPYLYPDIEVQVRASVGQQITSPALRAKTLWLPRLPHTPSYIRGSASPPTAPGDRERNTRHRGLADWQRQNAAVVERDEEDDYHGIIRWTNTSAEPLAEQDDEDFLIIQKTEPSR, encoded by the exons ATGCGAGCCGGCTATTGGGGCATTCACGACATCGacatcccccctcatcctgcCAATCAGGGTCTGTTCTTTGCTTATCTCAACCGCGTTTTTTACAGCCCTCTGCTTGCTTTGGTCAAGATATCCGCGTTGTTGTTTCTCCTCAGGCTGGGCGGGACCAAACACTTCGTGCACATCTCATGTCGAGCTCTGATCCTGTTCAACATCCTACAGGTGTGCGCCTTCCTCCCAGCGACGATCTTCAACTGCACCCCTGTGGAATATGTGTGGACGAAGCCGGCTGGGTCAGGAAAGTGCTTCAACTCGGGCCTATTTGCAGTAGCGCTAGCCTCAACAAACATCGTCACCGATATCTTGACGCTCCTGGTTCCGTTCGTTGCCTTCAAGGACCTGAGGCTCGGATGGAGGATACGTGCGGCACTCCTCACCGTCTTTGCTTTGGGAGCCGC TGTCACATGCATCAGCATCGTACGTCTCTACTCTGTCATTCGCGTCTGGTATCTTAGACCGGCCGATGGCCATTACACGATTGGCTACACGACCAATACCATCGAGGTGAACCTGGCAATTGTTACAGCAACAATACCAGCGCTGTGGCCGCTCGCGCGTGTGTGGTTCCCGGATGTGTTCGAGTCGATGGGGATCAATCGGCCCTATCTCTATCCGGACATTGAGGTTCAGGTCCGTGCCAGCGTGGGCCAGCAAATAACATCGCCTGCTCTCCGTGCGAAAACATTGTGGCTTCCACGACTGCCGCACACGCCCAGCTACATCAGGGGATCTGCTTCTCCACCTACCGCCCCGGGGGACCGGGAAAGAAACACAAGACACAGGGGACTCGCGGACTGGCAGAGACAGAATGCGGCAGTGGTGGAacgagatgaggaggacgactATCACGGCATTATCCGATGGACAAACACAAGCGCTGAACCGCTTGCCGAgcaggacgacgaggattTCCTGATCATTCAAAAGACAGAACCGAGCAGATGA